The Apium graveolens cultivar Ventura chromosome 11, ASM990537v1, whole genome shotgun sequence genome has a window encoding:
- the LOC141695421 gene encoding uncharacterized protein LOC141695421, translating to MARGSNSRNTGGNDNQQIVMDRSTFMEMLREVQHGQNPTANGQDRDGQTMFDRFMKQRPNCFKEAKTPMDAEAWIDHMEKIFRVLECSEVEMARFATYRLEGDANTWWKSVVASHAPGYENTLTWQVFKTQFDQRYFPASIREEYVREYQSITQRDDESVADFQVRFQRLAGYARSVAGSEADKIMKFKWALKNSIRNHIISNRYTSMDTLVDSVRDQELHQADFLKKRDMQNQKRKREDDFSERRHGFQKNGGSSGGFKPNDQRYNTRNFQQKNGNQGNEQKRSFNQTGNKEASKCEHCGKMHGGSTCYWATRACFNCGKKGHTIRDCQMPSKKPWDRKDQGEKSNQKTSGRVFSITAKDAASTPGTISGSLSVSNGNAIVLFDTGATHSFVSTSYAKHLDIASTALISDFSVGTPMGVTILVNSQYLDCVVRVDDRELLVDLLPIQMRDFDIILGMDWLERHKATIDCPGKTIIFGDSNSPEFVFQGSKPSGCEKFISAIKAKKMIAHGSRLRRCSCCS from the exons ATGGCAAGAGGTAGCAATAGTCGAAATACTGGGGGGAATGATAATCAGCAGATTGTTATggataggagtacttttatggagATGTTGCGGGAAGTTCAACATGGACAGAATCCCACTGCTAACGGGCAAGATCGAGATGGTCAAACTATGTTTGATCGTTTTATGAAGCAAAGACCCAATTGTTTTAAGGAGGCCAAGACTCCCATGGATGCTGAAGCTTGGATAGATCACATGGAGAAAATTTTCAGGGTCTTGGAGTGTTCAGAGGTGGAAATGGCTCGATTTGCTACTTATCGTCTTGAGGGGGATGCTAATACTTGGTGGAAGTCTGTGGTAGCGTCGCATGCACCTGGCTATGAAAATACTCTTACTTGGCAGGTATTCAAAACTCAGTTTGACCAGAGGTATTTTCCAGCCAGCATACGTGAGGAATATGTAAGGGAGTATCAGAGTATTACTCAGAGAGATGATGAGTCGGTGGCAGACTTTCAAGTCAGATTTCAGAGGTTAGCTGGTTATGCAAGATCTGTGGCTGGGTCAGAAGCGGATAAAATCATGAAGTTTAAGTGGGCATTGAAGAATTCCATCCGCAACCATATCATCTCTAACCGCTATACATCTATGGACACCTTGGTTGACAGTGTCAGAGATCAAGAGCTTCATCAGGCTGACTTTCTCAAGAAACGAGACATGCAaaatcagaaaagaaaaagagaagatGACTTTTCCGAGCGTCGACATGGATTTCAGAAAAATGGTGGTTCTTCAGGTGGATTCAAACCAAATGATCAGAGGTATAATACTCGAAATTTTCAGCAAAAGAATGGAAATCAAGGAAATGAGCAAAAGAGGTCTTTCAACCAAACTGGAAATAAGGAAGCATCTAAGTGTGAGCATTGTGGAAAGATGCATGGAGGAAGCACTTGCTATTGGGCTACTAGAGCATGCTTCAATTGTGGAAAGAAGGGTCACACTATTCGAGACTGTCAGATGCCATCAAAGAAGCCTTGGGATCGTAAGGATCAGGGAGAGAAAAGCAACCAGAAGACTTCTGGTCGTGTGTTTTCCATCACTGCAAAAGATGCTGCAAGTACTCCAGGTACCATTTCAGGATCACTTTCTGTCAGTAATGGAAATGCTATAGTCTTATTTGATACTGGAGCTACACATTCATTTGTCTCTACATCTTATGCTAAACACTTAGACATTGCATCCACTGCACTTATATCGGATTTTTCTGTTGGCACTCCTATGGGTGTAACTATACTTGTAAATTCTCAGTATCTTGATTGTGTAGTTAGAGTAGACGATAGAGAACTACTTGTAGATCTCTTACCTATTCAGATGAGGGACTTTGATATCATACTGGGGATGGATTGGCTGGAGCGACACAAAGCTACAATTGATTGTCCGGGAAAAACAATAATTTTTGGCGACTCCAATTCGCCCGAGTTCGTGTTTCAGGGTTCTAAGCCTAGTGGTTGTGAAAAATTCATTTCGGCCATCAAGGCTAAGAAGATGATTGCTCATGGAT CCAGACTTAGAAGATGTTCTTGTTGTTCGTGA